Proteins encoded in a region of the Panicum hallii strain FIL2 chromosome 3, PHallii_v3.1, whole genome shotgun sequence genome:
- the LOC112886433 gene encoding basic 7S globulin-like — translation MARLPAGTPLASLLFLCVLSACRAAGSGGSNPTSAVVLPVSKDAAATQQYVTGFRQRTPLVPVQAVLDLAGATLWVDCDAGYASSTYRRVPCGSKSCRLSRSVACATSCSGPPSPSCLNDTCGGFPGNTVTHVSTSGNIITDVLALPTTFRPAPGPLATAPAFLFTCGSTFLTEGLAASTSGIASLSRARFALPTQLAATFRFSRRFALCLPAAGAAGVVVFGDAPYAFQPGFVLSNASLIYTPLLVNPVSTAGVSTKGDKSDEYFVGVTGIKVNGRAVPLNATLLAIDKQGVGGTKLSTVAPYTVLETSIHKAVTDAFAAETAMIPRAAPVAPFKLCYDGSKVGSTRVGPAVPTIELVLGSEAASWVVFGANSMVATKGGALCLGVVDGGKAPRTSVVIGGHMMEDNLLEFDLEASRLGFSSSLLFRQTNCNNFRLG, via the coding sequence ATGGCGCGCCTCCCTGCTGGTACTCCTCTTGCatctctcctcttcctctgcgTGCTGTCGGCCTGCCGCGCGGCCGGTTCCGGCGGCAGCAACCCCACGAGCGCCGTGGTGCTGCCGGTGAGCAAGGACGCGGCCGCCACGCAGCAGTACGTGACGGGGTTCCGGCAGCGCACGCCGCTGGTGCCCGTGCAGGCGGTGCTGGACCTCGCGGGCGCCACGCTCTGGGTGGACTGCGACGCCGGTTACGCGTCCTCCACCTACCGCCGCGTGCCGTGCGGGTCCAAGTCCTGCCGCCTCTCGCGCTCCGTTGCCTGCGCCACCAGCTGCTCGGGGCCGCCGAGCCCGTCCTGCCTCAACGACACCTGCGGCGGGTTCCCGGGGAACACGGTCACGCACGTCAGCACGAGCGGCAACATCATCACCGACGTGCTGGCGCTGCCCACCACGTTCCGCCCGGCGCCGGGGCCGCTCGCCACGGCGCCGGCGTTCCTCTTCACCTGCGGCTCCACGTTCCTGACGGAGGGTCTCGCGGCGAGCACCTCAGGGATAGCGTCGCTCAGCCGCGCCCGCTTCGCGCTGCCCACGCAGCTCGCCGCCACGTTCCGCTTCTCCCGTAGGTTCGCGCTCTGCCTGCCGGccgcgggcgcggcgggcgtCGTCGTCTTCGGCGACGCGCCCTACGCGTTCCAGCCCGGCTTCGTGCTGTCCAACGCGTCGCTCATCTACACCCCGCTCCTCGTCAACCCGGTGAGCACGGCGGGCGTGTCCACCAAGGGCGACAAGTCGGACGAGTACTTCGTCGGCGTGACGGGCATCAAGGTCAacggccgcgccgtgccgctgAACGCGACGCTGCTGGCCATCGACAAGCAGGGTGTGGGCGGGACCAAGCTCAGCACGGTGGCGCCCTACACCGTGCTGGAGACCTCCATCCACAAGGCCGTCACCGACGCGTTCGCGGCCGAGACGGCCATGatcccgcgcgccgcgcccgtgGCGCCCTTCAAGCTGTGCTACGACGGGAGCAAGGTCGGGAGCACGCGCGTGGGCCCGGCGGTGCCGACCATCGAGCTGGTGCTGGGGAGCGAGGCCGCGTCGTGGGTGGTGTTCGGGGCGAACTCGATGGTGGCCACCAAGGGCGGCGCGCTGTGCCTCGGCGTGGTGGACGGCGGCAAGGCGCCGAGGACGTCGGTGGTGATCGGCGGGCACATGATGGAGGACAACCTGCTGGAGTTCGACCTGGAGGCGTCGCGGCTCGGGTTCAGCTCCTCGCTGCTGTTCCGGCAGACGAACTGCAACAACTTCCGCCTCGGCTAG